A window of the Candidatus Bathyarchaeia archaeon genome harbors these coding sequences:
- a CDS encoding DNA-directed DNA polymerase I, giving the protein MSRSRLDQYFEAAKPKAEAKTEEKTEPRPSVSAPLEQRRSQKRDFEAPPNLPASYFVSATYDGDQRKALIKLYEPKSQRIYFWRDNKGHKPYLLTNLSPIELEKIDQVIKHPGFDHFEIVEKKDPLLNREVQLTRLVTKDPLAVGGQPQGTLRDIIPQQWEKMGMKQPAKVWEAAIKYYQNYIYDNQLAPGMIYKVEKGELVPVKDEAAESSVRKIQTLFTNEPKEFLQPIENWARLLEYPVPEFRRVALDIEVETPTTVIEGKLTFRVPDPRFADHLVYCASLTGSDGMKRVLLLKRPGIREGTVKIPADVIVIYCNTERELLQGIFDVLWDYPFVITFNGDDFDLHYLFNRATRKLGFRPNDVPIEVGRKTCLLEYGVHIDLYKFFFNRSIQIYAFGQKYKDVTLDDIGKALVGMRKIELSNGLNDLTYTELAQYCLQDAEIALQLTSFDDDLVMKLILAITRISRMPMEDVSRQGVSRWIRNFLQFEHRKLGMLIPNTDDILAVKGKTVTKAIIKGKKYKGAIVVEPVPGVHFNVAVMDFPSLYPSLIKVYNLGYQSIMCPHEECKENKIPGTPHWVCTKQKALESLLIGSLRDLRVKWYKSRAKDKTLPSELRSWYNVIQAALKVILNASYGVFGAETFDLYCPPVAEATAALGRHSITQIINEAQKLGIQVIYGDTDSIFLKNPSDSQISSLAKWSEKELHMELDVDKVYRYAVFSSRKKNYLGVTSEGTVDVKGLTGKKKHTPPLIKESFDLMKNRLSQVKTPNDFEDAKKEIQSIIRDSYLKLKRREWKRIEDLAFNIVLGEAPEHYTKTIPQHVRAAKILQEKKYELKAGDLISFVKVVKEPHVKPVQLASSSEVDVDKYVGYLQSTFDQVLDALGLDFTEIIGLTKLERFM; this is encoded by the coding sequence ATGAGCAGAAGCAGACTCGACCAGTACTTTGAGGCAGCGAAGCCCAAAGCGGAAGCCAAAACGGAAGAGAAAACCGAGCCCAGGCCATCAGTGAGCGCCCCGCTTGAGCAAAGGAGATCCCAAAAGAGAGACTTTGAAGCCCCGCCAAACCTTCCAGCCTCATATTTTGTCTCCGCAACGTACGACGGCGACCAGAGAAAAGCCTTAATCAAACTCTATGAACCCAAGTCTCAGCGAATCTACTTCTGGCGCGACAACAAAGGGCACAAACCCTACCTGTTGACAAACCTATCTCCCATAGAACTGGAGAAGATAGACCAGGTCATTAAACATCCCGGGTTCGACCACTTTGAAATCGTTGAAAAAAAAGACCCGTTACTCAACCGGGAAGTGCAATTGACAAGGCTTGTAACTAAGGACCCGTTGGCTGTAGGCGGTCAACCGCAGGGCACACTTCGCGACATCATTCCTCAACAATGGGAAAAAATGGGCATGAAACAACCCGCCAAAGTCTGGGAAGCCGCCATCAAATACTACCAAAACTACATTTACGACAATCAACTGGCGCCGGGCATGATTTACAAGGTCGAGAAAGGCGAACTTGTCCCTGTAAAGGACGAAGCTGCAGAAAGCAGCGTGAGGAAAATTCAGACTCTGTTCACAAACGAACCCAAAGAGTTCCTTCAACCCATCGAGAACTGGGCAAGGCTGCTGGAGTATCCTGTTCCCGAATTTCGAAGAGTCGCACTTGACATCGAAGTCGAGACGCCCACAACTGTAATCGAGGGCAAACTTACCTTTCGCGTGCCAGATCCACGCTTTGCAGATCACTTGGTCTATTGTGCTTCCCTTACCGGCTCCGACGGTATGAAACGGGTTCTGCTTTTGAAACGCCCCGGCATTCGGGAAGGCACGGTTAAGATCCCGGCAGACGTGATTGTGATTTACTGCAATACTGAGAGGGAGTTGCTTCAAGGGATTTTTGACGTTTTGTGGGACTACCCCTTTGTGATTACTTTCAACGGCGACGACTTCGATCTTCACTATCTCTTTAACCGAGCAACACGGAAGCTAGGTTTTAGACCCAACGACGTGCCGATTGAGGTGGGAAGGAAAACTTGCCTCTTAGAATATGGCGTGCACATTGATCTCTACAAGTTCTTCTTTAATAGATCCATCCAAATCTACGCTTTTGGACAAAAGTACAAGGACGTAACTCTTGACGATATAGGCAAAGCACTGGTAGGCATGAGAAAAATCGAGCTGAGCAACGGGCTTAATGATTTAACATACACTGAGTTGGCTCAGTATTGTTTGCAGGATGCTGAAATCGCCCTGCAGCTGACAAGTTTCGACGACGACTTGGTCATGAAGCTGATTTTAGCCATTACACGGATTAGTCGCATGCCTATGGAAGATGTGAGTCGGCAGGGTGTATCCCGTTGGATACGTAATTTCCTGCAGTTTGAACACCGCAAACTGGGCATGTTGATTCCGAACACTGATGATATTTTGGCGGTTAAAGGCAAAACTGTTACAAAGGCGATCATTAAGGGCAAGAAGTACAAGGGCGCAATCGTGGTTGAGCCTGTTCCAGGCGTGCACTTCAATGTGGCAGTGATGGATTTTCCCAGTTTGTATCCCTCGTTAATCAAGGTTTACAATTTGGGATATCAATCGATTATGTGCCCACATGAAGAGTGCAAGGAGAACAAGATACCTGGGACGCCGCATTGGGTGTGCACAAAACAGAAAGCGTTAGAGAGCCTTTTGATTGGTTCGCTGCGTGACTTGCGAGTCAAATGGTACAAGTCAAGAGCTAAGGACAAAACTTTGCCTAGCGAACTGCGAAGCTGGTACAACGTTATCCAAGCTGCGTTGAAAGTCATCTTGAACGCCAGCTATGGTGTCTTCGGCGCTGAAACCTTCGATTTGTACTGCCCGCCGGTAGCTGAGGCTACAGCCGCGTTGGGTAGACATTCAATCACGCAGATCATTAACGAAGCGCAGAAGCTGGGCATACAAGTAATCTATGGTGACACAGACAGCATTTTCTTGAAGAATCCGTCGGATAGCCAAATCAGCTCTTTAGCCAAGTGGTCTGAGAAAGAACTACACATGGAGCTCGACGTTGACAAAGTGTACCGTTACGCGGTTTTCAGCAGCCGCAAGAAGAATTATTTAGGCGTCACTTCAGAAGGCACGGTTGACGTTAAAGGCTTGACTGGCAAAAAGAAGCACACTCCACCGTTAATCAAGGAATCTTTCGACCTTATGAAAAACCGTTTGAGCCAAGTGAAGACCCCAAACGATTTTGAGGACGCCAAGAAGGAGATTCAGAGCATTATTAGAGACAGCTATCTGAAACTCAAGAGACGGGAATGGAAGCGAATTGAGGATTTAGCGTTCAACATAGTTCTTGGTGAAGCACCAGAGCATTACACTAAGACCATTCCGCAACATGTAAGGGCTGCCAAAATTCTGCAGGAGAAGAAATATGAACTAAAAGCTGGCGACTTGATCAGCTTTGTTAAGGTAGTGAAGGAACCGCATGTGAAACCCGTTCAGTTGGCTTCCAGTAGCGAAGTAGATGTGGACAAGTATGTGGGTTATCTGCAATCCACATTTGATCAAGTACTAGATGCGCTGGGCTTGGACTTCACAGAAATTATTGGACTGACAAAACTGGAACGATTCATGTAG
- a CDS encoding NOL1/NOP2/sun family putative RNA methylase yields the protein MLKDAWALAIETLSWIELQRLGERLALARASKQLAIQDPKVVGLAHKLVFETQRRLNVIDSALAIALAPKSLGEYRLGVQSFLRLYACRVLFESADLEEAVAMASMARSILGWHQLNDVEEALGKLLSLPLTDVYKGAGDEETMALRTFNPTWFVKYCFKMLGRGQALNFLESAALSTPTFIRVNALKASEETCLQMLREEGVTLEKEPLLKHAYRVVETRKPLMRTQSFREGYFYIQDKASSFAAEVADPKPGDTVLDICAAPGAKTTYLAQLMQNEGTIYSIDYSRRRIQEWKRETKRMGVKNSVAIIADAQRQLPITLAADLVVLDPPCTSTGAFGKTPSAKWRLTKRSVFTMAEIQWNMLNNCAGQVKDGGHLLYSTCSVALEENEMLIERFLRWRPEFKLVTTTPRLGLPGFRGLSECQRLYPHIHDCNGFFVAKLVKEDA from the coding sequence TTGCTTAAAGATGCTTGGGCACTTGCCATAGAAACCCTGAGCTGGATCGAACTGCAGAGGCTTGGAGAACGCCTCGCGTTAGCTAGAGCCTCGAAGCAACTGGCAATCCAAGATCCAAAGGTTGTTGGCTTGGCTCACAAGCTTGTTTTCGAAACTCAGCGACGCCTAAACGTCATTGACTCAGCTCTAGCTATTGCCCTGGCTCCAAAATCGCTGGGCGAATACAGACTAGGCGTTCAATCTTTTCTACGCTTGTACGCCTGCAGAGTGCTGTTCGAAAGCGCTGACCTAGAGGAAGCTGTTGCGATGGCGAGTATGGCACGCTCGATACTCGGTTGGCACCAGTTAAACGATGTTGAAGAGGCTTTAGGGAAACTACTAAGCCTCCCGCTGACCGACGTCTACAAGGGCGCTGGAGACGAGGAGACAATGGCGCTTCGAACGTTCAACCCAACATGGTTCGTGAAATATTGCTTCAAGATGCTTGGAAGAGGCCAAGCACTGAATTTTCTTGAAAGCGCTGCTCTGTCGACACCCACATTCATACGCGTCAATGCACTCAAAGCCTCGGAGGAAACGTGTCTTCAAATGCTGAGGGAGGAAGGCGTGACCTTGGAGAAGGAGCCCCTCTTGAAACATGCTTACAGAGTGGTTGAGACTCGCAAACCGTTGATGCGCACTCAGAGCTTTCGCGAAGGCTACTTTTACATACAGGACAAGGCAAGTTCTTTCGCTGCTGAAGTAGCAGACCCCAAACCGGGCGACACAGTCTTGGACATCTGTGCGGCGCCTGGAGCCAAGACCACATATCTAGCGCAGTTGATGCAGAATGAAGGCACCATTTACTCCATTGATTATTCTAGGCGGCGGATTCAGGAGTGGAAACGGGAGACCAAGAGAATGGGCGTCAAGAATTCGGTAGCAATCATTGCGGATGCACAAAGACAACTGCCAATAACCTTAGCTGCAGACCTTGTGGTTCTAGATCCGCCCTGTACCAGTACTGGAGCGTTCGGCAAAACTCCCTCAGCAAAGTGGCGCTTGACCAAGCGTTCTGTTTTCACAATGGCAGAGATTCAATGGAACATGCTTAACAACTGCGCAGGCCAAGTGAAAGATGGCGGGCACCTGCTCTATTCAACCTGCAGCGTTGCGCTAGAGGAGAACGAGATGCTGATTGAGAGATTCTTGAGATGGCGCCCAGAGTTCAAGCTTGTAACCACGACGCCTCGATTAGGCTTGCCAGGTTTTCGTGGGCTAAGCGAGTGTCAGAGGTTATACCCACACATTCATGACTGTAATGGTTTTTTTGTGGCAAAACTTGTGAAAGAAGACGCTTGA
- a CDS encoding DUF362 domain-containing protein, with protein sequence MKVGVVGCGRIATAVHMPSLKHIQGYDLVAASDLNQARLEEVKQKFEIDEAYDDYRRMLAKADIDAVLVCTPPEHHFQVVMDSLEWGKHVLCEKPLASTFDEALTVKKAYEMQRKTAPQQLFLMPAHNFIFTPCFVEALKVVESGRIGKIKKIDACIATNLQFYGAKSDFRNQAKCGVLEDLFPHLLYLVQRLGGPLEKVDCIEPQLKGGVVSVVDVKASLAHGAQAELTAKWIGLMPTLKFDVIGENGEIEMNILRTPYNIAVTENGQSRSISLGPRLRQYIDVLRFKHPSYANEHLHFLKCAQGETEPQVSVDDGVELVRALNTVTDCYQGNACASLLKGDTVVVLRENGDTIDATVQKSVDMLGGLGIKKNDLVLVKPNVCFPKNPDGMIITDPKLLGAVLDLAKKKSKNVIVVESDAASGTAEKRLSNTGTLDVVKKCGAEFFNLSKDDVEEHKVAGLTLALPKMALRADYIINVPKFKTNMDVILSIAMKNMFGFVAPQKKTYLHSRLAEVVVYLNKIVRQDLIITDGIVAMEGLGPILGNKVDLGLIISGRNAVTVDAACCQIAGLNPYAVEPLWRAHQQNMGEIDPQRIHFVGEDINTVKCKFSRPTLSKNNITQLVKTELRLRLRR encoded by the coding sequence GTGAAAGTCGGAGTTGTGGGCTGCGGCCGAATCGCCACAGCGGTACACATGCCCTCTCTGAAGCACATCCAAGGCTACGACTTGGTTGCAGCCTCCGACTTGAATCAGGCTCGACTTGAAGAAGTCAAGCAAAAGTTTGAGATAGACGAAGCTTACGACGATTACAGGCGCATGCTGGCCAAGGCGGACATTGACGCTGTTCTTGTTTGCACGCCGCCTGAACACCATTTTCAAGTAGTTATGGACTCGCTTGAATGGGGCAAACATGTATTGTGTGAGAAGCCGCTTGCTTCAACCTTTGATGAAGCATTGACGGTGAAGAAAGCCTATGAGATGCAGCGCAAAACCGCGCCGCAACAACTCTTTCTCATGCCTGCGCACAACTTCATTTTCACGCCTTGTTTCGTTGAAGCTCTCAAAGTAGTTGAAAGCGGCAGAATCGGGAAAATAAAGAAAATTGATGCTTGCATCGCCACCAATTTGCAGTTCTATGGAGCTAAATCGGACTTTCGCAATCAAGCCAAATGTGGCGTTTTAGAAGACCTGTTTCCCCATCTGCTGTATCTTGTGCAACGTTTGGGCGGCCCACTGGAGAAAGTTGATTGCATTGAACCTCAGTTGAAAGGCGGCGTAGTCAGCGTTGTGGATGTTAAAGCCTCGCTAGCGCATGGTGCCCAAGCTGAACTGACGGCTAAGTGGATTGGACTTATGCCAACATTGAAGTTTGATGTGATTGGTGAAAACGGCGAGATCGAAATGAACATCCTACGCACGCCATACAATATCGCTGTGACGGAAAATGGTCAATCTCGCTCAATAAGTCTGGGGCCACGGCTGCGTCAGTACATAGATGTTCTGCGTTTCAAGCATCCCTCTTATGCCAATGAGCATTTGCACTTTCTCAAGTGCGCTCAAGGAGAAACTGAGCCGCAGGTGTCAGTAGATGACGGCGTAGAACTCGTCCGCGCTTTGAACACGGTGACAGACTGCTACCAAGGCAACGCATGTGCTTCACTGCTCAAAGGAGACACGGTAGTTGTTCTGCGTGAAAACGGAGACACAATCGACGCAACGGTGCAAAAATCAGTTGACATGTTAGGCGGCTTAGGCATCAAGAAAAACGACCTAGTGTTGGTCAAGCCGAACGTCTGCTTTCCGAAAAACCCAGACGGCATGATAATCACCGACCCGAAACTCTTAGGGGCTGTCTTGGACCTCGCCAAGAAAAAAAGCAAGAATGTAATAGTAGTCGAGTCCGACGCTGCCTCGGGCACCGCTGAAAAACGACTATCAAACACAGGCACCTTGGACGTAGTCAAGAAATGTGGCGCTGAGTTCTTCAATCTTAGCAAGGATGATGTGGAAGAACACAAAGTTGCAGGCTTGACTTTGGCTTTGCCTAAGATGGCGTTGCGAGCCGACTACATAATCAACGTGCCAAAGTTCAAAACCAACATGGACGTCATCCTTTCCATCGCAATGAAGAACATGTTTGGGTTTGTGGCTCCCCAGAAGAAAACATACCTTCATTCACGTCTCGCCGAAGTCGTCGTGTATCTGAACAAGATTGTTCGCCAAGACTTGATCATAACAGATGGGATAGTAGCCATGGAAGGCTTGGGACCAATTCTAGGCAACAAAGTGGATTTAGGCTTGATCATCAGCGGTCGCAACGCTGTGACAGTTGACGCCGCATGTTGCCAAATCGCCGGATTGAACCCGTATGCCGTTGAACCTCTATGGCGAGCGCATCAGCAAAACATGGGCGAAATAGACCCACAAAGAATCCACTTCGTAGGCGAAGACATAAACACGGTCAAATGCAAATTCAGCCGTCCAACACTGTCCAAGAACAACATTACCCAATTGGTCAAGACGGAATTGCGGCTTCGTCTCCGAAGGTAG
- the speB gene encoding agmatinase, whose protein sequence is MSYRELYSSPSAIFSGVQKPFVQAPYVILGVPFDITSTYRTGSRFAPLAIRDASLNIETYSFRSGIDIENVRLHDSGDLHVTSDVKETLRRLELVEKELVGAKKIPALIGGEHTITLGAAQAVGKNFAILDFDAHLDLRDEYMNLRISHTTFMRRINEQAKPTKIVEIGTRAVCKEELDYAKKAGISFITTQQIREEGIKKTTEKISKMLGDIKKIYLTVDMDVLDPAFAPAVQNPEPDGLCAHMFYDLLSEICDERIIAFDLVEVAPPYDNGVTSIQAARTIFEILSVLESS, encoded by the coding sequence ATGAGCTATCGTGAACTCTACTCATCACCATCAGCAATATTTAGTGGTGTCCAGAAGCCATTTGTCCAAGCGCCTTACGTTATTTTAGGCGTTCCATTCGACATAACGAGCACATACCGAACTGGATCCAGATTCGCACCACTAGCTATTCGAGACGCATCTCTGAACATCGAAACCTACAGTTTCCGCTCGGGAATCGACATCGAGAACGTCCGCCTTCACGACTCAGGCGACCTGCACGTAACCAGCGACGTAAAAGAGACGCTGAGACGCCTTGAACTCGTCGAGAAAGAACTCGTTGGCGCCAAAAAGATTCCAGCCTTGATCGGCGGAGAACACACAATTACTTTAGGCGCAGCTCAAGCAGTGGGCAAAAACTTCGCCATACTCGATTTCGACGCCCACCTGGATCTGCGAGATGAGTACATGAATCTGAGGATCTCGCACACTACATTCATGAGACGCATCAACGAGCAAGCAAAGCCCACCAAGATAGTTGAAATAGGCACTCGCGCGGTTTGCAAGGAAGAATTAGACTACGCCAAGAAAGCAGGAATCAGCTTCATAACTACTCAGCAAATCCGAGAAGAAGGAATCAAAAAGACTACAGAGAAAATCTCCAAAATGCTTGGCGACATCAAAAAAATCTACTTGACTGTTGACATGGACGTGTTAGATCCTGCTTTCGCGCCAGCGGTTCAGAACCCTGAGCCTGACGGCCTATGCGCGCACATGTTTTACGACTTGCTAAGCGAAATCTGCGACGAACGGATTATTGCTTTTGACCTCGTTGAGGTCGCGCCTCCATACGACAATGGTGTAACAAGCATACAGGCTGCGAGAACCATATTCGAGATTCTGTCCGTACTTGAAAGCTCTTGA
- a CDS encoding glycosyltransferase, which translates to MVKFSIVIPAYNEEKYIRKTLQVLRKQTYTDYEVIVKDGKSQDRTARTSKELADTVISASDRSAADARNQGARHVHGEILVFMDADTFLPFDALERFAKLMKDESVVGVSCRKIPQSGGIIDRVMYEFVNFSTFASSKLRLGGAHGNCMLIRRSIFKQIGGFNPNIIVAEEQELVRRALRFGRYLFLLDFYVVENPRRLQKWGRLRLYVAWLTGMWTSFRARQRRRYEKVR; encoded by the coding sequence ATGGTGAAATTCTCAATTGTTATTCCAGCCTACAACGAAGAGAAATACATCAGGAAGACACTGCAGGTTCTGAGGAAACAAACCTACACTGATTATGAAGTAATAGTAAAAGATGGAAAAAGTCAAGATCGAACCGCACGAACCTCGAAGGAACTGGCAGACACAGTCATTTCTGCTTCAGACCGCTCCGCGGCAGATGCCAGAAATCAGGGCGCACGCCACGTGCACGGCGAGATCTTGGTGTTCATGGATGCCGACACTTTTTTGCCCTTTGATGCGCTTGAACGGTTTGCCAAACTAATGAAGGATGAAAGCGTAGTGGGCGTCAGCTGCCGAAAAATCCCGCAGAGTGGTGGCATAATAGACCGCGTGATGTACGAGTTCGTGAACTTTTCGACTTTTGCGTCAAGTAAGTTGAGGCTGGGAGGTGCCCATGGTAACTGCATGCTCATAAGGAGATCAATCTTCAAGCAAATTGGTGGCTTCAACCCAAACATAATTGTGGCTGAAGAACAGGAACTGGTCAGACGCGCCTTGAGATTTGGACGATACTTGTTTCTACTTGACTTTTATGTTGTGGAGAATCCGCGACGACTGCAGAAATGGGGACGACTCAGGCTTTATGTCGCTTGGCTGACTGGCATGTGGACAAGCTTCAGAGCTAGACAGAGGCGACGCTACGAGAAAGTGCGTTAA
- a CDS encoding QueT transporter family protein: MASSPPVPPSRKNTNPGVGDEKLDARDVSLFAVFTSLYVVINILQALLVGNPSIYGPIQLRVADCLIALSALFGWPMVAGVTLGGFLTNAYYFLGPVDVAFGPIANLIAAILVMTLRKRRLLACIAGGIPIGVIVGGYLWLFFEPPDIIGLSMPVWAAMIVSITLSSWVAIAVIGYGLLTILSRPAIIGPLKSRGLKVLST, encoded by the coding sequence GTGGCATCATCTCCACCCGTTCCGCCAAGCAGAAAAAACACAAACCCCGGTGTAGGAGATGAGAAATTGGATGCAAGAGACGTAAGCCTATTTGCTGTTTTCACAAGCCTCTACGTTGTAATCAACATCCTTCAAGCCCTTCTAGTCGGAAACCCTTCGATCTACGGGCCGATTCAGCTTCGAGTAGCCGACTGCCTCATAGCTCTCTCAGCTCTATTCGGGTGGCCAATGGTAGCTGGTGTAACGTTGGGCGGGTTTCTTACAAATGCCTACTACTTCCTTGGTCCCGTAGATGTAGCCTTCGGGCCAATTGCTAACCTCATCGCGGCTATCCTCGTCATGACATTAAGAAAACGTAGACTTCTAGCTTGCATTGCGGGCGGAATACCTATCGGAGTAATAGTCGGCGGATATCTATGGCTCTTTTTTGAACCTCCAGACATAATTGGGCTTTCAATGCCCGTGTGGGCAGCCATGATAGTGAGCATCACTTTGAGTAGCTGGGTAGCGATAGCGGTCATAGGTTATGGTCTGCTGACAATACTTAGTAGACCCGCAATTATTGGACCGCTGAAGTCTCGAGGGCTAAAAGTGCTATCTACATGA
- the proS gene encoding proline--tRNA ligase: MESKSYVGFTMPAIKREEWSRHFGKWFRNVLMKAEIMDYRYPVKGMAVWLPYGFKIRRNMLQTLRNLLDATGHNEVLFPLLIPETSLSKESAHMKNFEGQVFWITRGGLTPLDVKLALRPTSETVIAPMLKLWIRSHADLPLKMYQIVNVFRYETKATRPLIRMREVDNFKEAHTVHATEEEADAQIKEAIIIYQKFFDTVGLPYKITKRPEWDKFAGAEYSIAFDQVLPDGRTLQNGTVHKLGQNFSKAFDVAYETEKGDRKHVWQTCYGISGRPIVGMLAAHGDDNGAVLPPSVAPIQVVVIPIPYKGMEKQINGTCEALVDKLRKTDVRVELDQRADLTPGAKYYYWELRGVPIRLEIGPRDVKEDKVTVVRRDSMEKQACGTDDAVKVVRDTLEAIMKDLKQRTWQWMREHVHRANSLEEARRLIRRREGIVEVLWCGSAECGHKLGEDLDADVLGTPEDLEEKVKGNCVVCAKRAENILRVAVAY, encoded by the coding sequence GTGGAATCAAAGTCATACGTAGGGTTCACTATGCCCGCTATCAAGCGTGAAGAGTGGAGTCGCCACTTCGGCAAATGGTTCAGAAATGTGTTGATGAAAGCGGAAATCATGGACTACCGCTATCCAGTGAAGGGCATGGCTGTTTGGCTGCCCTATGGTTTCAAGATACGCAGGAACATGCTTCAAACACTGCGTAATCTGCTTGACGCGACTGGGCACAATGAAGTGTTGTTTCCATTGCTGATTCCTGAAACTTCGTTGTCGAAGGAGTCGGCGCACATGAAGAATTTTGAGGGTCAAGTGTTCTGGATAACGAGAGGCGGACTGACCCCCTTAGATGTGAAGTTGGCGCTTAGACCGACAAGCGAAACTGTTATTGCGCCGATGCTTAAGCTGTGGATTCGTTCTCACGCAGATCTGCCTTTAAAAATGTACCAAATTGTGAACGTGTTCCGCTACGAGACTAAGGCAACTCGACCTTTGATCAGAATGCGCGAAGTGGACAATTTCAAAGAGGCACACACAGTTCACGCCACTGAGGAAGAGGCAGATGCGCAGATTAAGGAAGCAATTATAATCTACCAGAAATTCTTCGACACAGTAGGCTTGCCATACAAGATAACCAAGCGACCAGAATGGGACAAGTTTGCAGGAGCTGAGTACTCGATTGCGTTTGATCAGGTTTTGCCTGATGGCCGAACTCTTCAAAACGGAACTGTGCACAAGTTGGGACAGAACTTCTCGAAAGCCTTCGACGTAGCTTATGAAACCGAGAAAGGCGACAGAAAACATGTGTGGCAAACATGCTATGGCATAAGTGGGCGGCCAATTGTGGGCATGTTGGCGGCGCATGGTGACGATAATGGCGCGGTTTTGCCGCCTAGCGTTGCGCCTATTCAGGTTGTGGTCATTCCGATTCCGTACAAAGGTATGGAGAAACAGATCAACGGAACATGTGAAGCCCTTGTAGACAAGCTGAGGAAAACAGACGTTCGAGTTGAGCTTGATCAGCGGGCAGACTTGACTCCTGGCGCCAAGTACTATTACTGGGAGCTGCGCGGTGTGCCCATTAGGCTTGAGATTGGTCCCCGAGATGTGAAGGAGGACAAAGTGACAGTTGTGCGTAGGGATTCAATGGAGAAGCAAGCATGCGGGACCGATGATGCCGTGAAAGTTGTTCGGGACACGCTTGAAGCAATCATGAAGGACTTGAAGCAAAGAACTTGGCAATGGATGAGGGAACACGTGCATAGAGCCAACAGCTTGGAGGAGGCAAGACGGTTGATCAGGCGTCGAGAGGGCATAGTTGAAGTCTTGTGGTGTGGCAGCGCGGAGTGTGGGCACAAACTTGGAGAAGACTTGGACGCTGATGTCTTGGGCACTCCTGAAGACTTGGAGGAGAAGGTGAAGGGCAACTGCGTTGTCTGCGCGAAAAGGGCTGAGAATATTCTTAGGGTTGCAGTTGCCTATTAG